A region from the Tigriopus californicus strain San Diego chromosome 9, Tcal_SD_v2.1, whole genome shotgun sequence genome encodes:
- the LOC131886357 gene encoding atrophin-1-like translates to MRPRHQSSPERRRPSPERRRPSPSRRSRMSNHHHPHHHGPPPRGSPPRGGGMGEATPICRCRVLYLGSAVPHITKDGLQGIQEPLKELYPEEGAHGAKGIDSWLSVWSNGFLLENVDENRKKVTRFFPIEALHYCAAVRYVLVPGSSPAGDEHVQRFLPLDSPFARNPNINHPPLFAAILRRTTGIKVLECHVFICKRETAANALVRCAFHAYADSTYAKHLENGGQSLYGTIGAPTPIPMSTPTPNGGQFSTGAMNISENPRDYQQSVLEVSEDSIDSINKMEDWNRMGNGHASPPHANGNGNSNGALKKRMVNGAPSPRENGNRSSPDDSSEINGVLDDNHKVWSGKTPEPPEAIYDYGSTMRSFRSSASGLSHRNRPRQMMMPSSPPPPPIPEELQSTMKEEKRKEKQRKKRRSKSRDTIDGGHSTSLSTFMNGDVPRQGSASVMGGHVPRNHSKQSANTLPNGNGGPHVPPNMRMNGHGPPPPGRGGMPPPHMMMGTLPPKMKKAGTFSARGKHSRGAPPPFMMMPPHAPPPYGLPPHLMPPPGHPIYGMQGLPPQGYHEEPIYMPHNTRPLSPTASYQPGHFPHEAYYNQQQYATIDKANKYRKQKKNKGNSKQVSSDSNADDSEFAAGIYKKGHINERAFSYSIRNEHRSRSFGSLSNIQFGPNGDPLPPIPHTNGGGPPDMNGHGPPNGHGPRGKDYVHMMSDLELGEDRLERSEVPPGLYHPPMEGGGGGGGVGGGGGGGGGGRPHGFGNMYGPPPHPQMMMMPDPIHAANGGRKKR, encoded by the exons ATGCGTCCTCGACATCAGAGTAGTCCTGAGAGACGAAGGCCCAGTCCAGAACGACGGAGACCAAGTCCCAGCCGACGATCTCGTATGTCAAACCATCATCACCCACACCACCATGGACCACCACCGCGTGGGAGTCCACCACGTGGAGGCGGCATGGGCGAAGCCACGCCCATTTGCCGGTGCCGAGTGTTATATCTCGGGTCAGCCGTGCCTCACATCACAAAAGACGGCCTTCAAGGCATCCAGGAACCGCTCAAGGAGCTCTATCCTGAAGAAGGCGCCCATGGGGCAAAGGGGATCGATTCTTGGCTGAGTGTGTGGTCCAACGGGTTTCTCCTCGAGAATGTGGACGAGAACCGCAAGAAAGTGACTCGGTTCTTCCCAATTGAGGCCCTACATTATTGTGCGGCTGTTCGTTATGTGTTAGTGCCTGGCTCATCACCCGCTGGCGATGAACACGTGCAACGGTTCCTACCCTTAGACTCGCCATTCGCCCGCAATCCAAACATCAATCACCCGCCTTTATTTGCTGCCATTCTGAGGCGTACCACAGGGATCAAGGTGTTAGAATGTCATGTTTTCATCTGCAAGAGGGAAACTGCGGCCAATGCACTAGTCAG ATGTGCTTTTCATGCTTATGCCGATTCGACCTATGCTAAACATCTGGAAAATGGAGGTCAATCCCTCTATGGAACCATTGGTGCTCCCACACCAATCCCAATGTCTACCCCAACGCCGAATGGAGGTCAATTTTCCACAGGTGCCATGAACATCTCCGAGAACCCGCGAGACTACCAGCAATCAGTTTTGGAAGTTTCCGAGGATTCCATAGACTCGATTAACAAGATGGAGGATTGGAACCGCATGGGCAATGGACATGCCTCTCCTCCTCATGCCAACGGCAACGGCAATAGCAACGGTGCCCTCAAGAAAAGGATGGTGAACGGTGCGCCAAGTCCTCGCGAAAATG GAAACAGGAGCAGTCCGGATGACTCATCAGAGATCAATGGGGTTCTGGATGATAATCACAAGGTCTGGTCAGGCAAGACCCCCGAGCCCCCAGAAGCCATTTACGATTACGGCTCAACCATGAGAAGTTTCAGGAGCTCAGCGTCAGGATTGTCACATCGTAATCGGCCTCGTCAGATGATGATGCCCTCGTCACCGCCCCCACCCCCTATTCCAGAGGAACTCCAATCCAcgatgaaagaagagaaacgCAAAGAGAAACAGCGTAAGAAACGCCGTTCCAAAAGTAGAGACACAATCGACGGCGGCCATTCCACGTCCTTATCCACGTTCATGAATGGTGATGTGCCCAGGCAAGGTTCGGCCTCTGTCATGGGCGGGCATGTTCCTCGAAACCACAGTAAGCAAAGTGCCAATACCCTACCTAATGGGAATGGAGGTCCTCATGTGCCTCCCAATATGCGCATGAACGGACATGGACCGCCTCCTCCGGGGCGAGGGGGCATGCCACCACCTCATATGATGATGGGAACGTTGCCTCCCAAGATGAAAAAGGCCGGTACTTTTTCGGCAAGAGGAAAACACTCACGAGGAGCAC CTCCGCCATTTATGATGATGCCTCCTCACGCTCCTCCACCATACGGACTCCCTCCGCATTTGATGCCTCCCCCTGGCCATCCTATTTATGGCATGCAAGGTCTTCCGCCTCAGGGATATCACGAGGAGCCTATTTATATGCCTCATAATACTCGACCATTGTCCCCTACTGCGAGCTATCAACCCGGCCATTTTCCTCACGAGGCCTATTACAATCAGCAGCAGTACGCCACAATTGACAAGGCCAACAAATAcagaaagcaaaagaagaacaagggCAACAGCAAACAAGTGTCATCTGATAGCAATGCCGACGACTCCGAGTTTGCCGCCGGCATCTACAAGAAAGGACATATCAATGAAAGAGCCTTTTCCTATTCGATCCGCAATGAGCATCGTTCTCGCTCTTTTGGCTCGCTCTCCAATATTCAGTTTGGTCCTAACGGGGATCCATTGCCTCCCATCCCGCACACCAATGGCGGGGGCCCTCCTGACATGAATGGTCATGGACCACCCAATGGACACGGTCCTCGAGGCAAAGACTATGTGCATATGATGTCAGATTTAGAGCTCGGCGAAGACCGTCTAGAGCGCAGTGAAGTGCCGCCAGGCCTCTACCATCCACCCATGGagggcggtggtggtggtggtggtgttggaggaggaggaggaggaggaggaggtggccGACCCCATGGGTTCGGAAACATGTATGGCCCACCCCCTCATCcccagatgatgatgatgcctgATCCCATTCACGCAGCTAACGGAGGGAGAAAAAAGCGTTGA